In the Candidatus Rhodoblastus alkanivorans genome, one interval contains:
- a CDS encoding glycosyltransferase family 4 protein, translated as MGLRGSIDMVSGALVEGWAWDDDQPEAPVSIIVLANGAVVGRCLANRFRRDLLDAGIGDGRRAFSLPFRKRLPGGERYTVEVRREEDGALLPGSPKVIETPLSFDQAVADELARILAAAETDEDFERRMAFLLDRAEKLKSDYSRKRSGLAEREKRQRWQSQDPAGSPNGHPAPETRPSALVIDDRLPDLARDAGSKAIVSHMQSLQRLGFDVSFAPADMRGDAGALEALGVTCHLKPWVNSVEEALERQRGAYRLVYLHRFSNASCYLALVRKFQPRARVIYSLADLHGLRLAREAAAEQRDDLARHSEWLQQQELWFAAQADAILTHSPVEREILQRRLPPRKIFVAPWHVAPNPAGARFAQRNGVGFLAHFAHRPNLDAAQSLVKSIMPEVWRRDPSIPCFLAGSEMPESLHRLASERVRILGAVADLGEIFNSVRLTVAPLAYGAGLKGKVLDSLAAGAPCVYTPVAAEGFAFPRILADQIRATPAEIAEAVVALHNDEALNGQVREAGIDFVRTSFSESQVDAALGEAAGLPGKSREAARAEAPDMARSDTNGA; from the coding sequence ATGGGGTTGCGCGGCAGCATCGATATGGTTTCCGGCGCTCTCGTCGAAGGCTGGGCCTGGGACGACGATCAACCGGAGGCGCCGGTCAGCATCATCGTCCTCGCGAACGGGGCGGTGGTGGGGCGTTGTCTCGCCAATCGCTTCCGGCGCGATCTTCTCGATGCGGGGATCGGCGACGGCAGGCGCGCCTTCAGCCTCCCGTTCCGAAAACGTCTTCCGGGCGGCGAGCGTTATACGGTCGAAGTCCGGCGGGAGGAGGACGGCGCCTTGCTGCCCGGTTCTCCGAAAGTCATCGAAACGCCATTGTCCTTCGACCAGGCCGTGGCGGACGAATTGGCCCGCATCCTTGCGGCCGCCGAGACGGACGAGGATTTCGAGCGGCGCATGGCCTTCCTGCTGGATCGGGCCGAGAAGCTGAAAAGCGATTACAGCCGGAAACGCAGCGGTCTCGCCGAGCGCGAGAAGCGTCAGCGATGGCAATCGCAGGACCCGGCAGGATCGCCCAACGGCCATCCCGCTCCCGAAACGCGGCCGTCGGCTTTGGTGATCGACGACCGGCTGCCCGACCTCGCCAGGGACGCTGGATCGAAGGCCATCGTCTCGCATATGCAATCGCTGCAAAGGCTGGGTTTCGACGTGAGTTTCGCGCCGGCCGACATGCGCGGCGACGCCGGCGCGCTCGAAGCTCTGGGCGTGACCTGCCATCTGAAGCCATGGGTCAATTCGGTGGAGGAAGCGCTTGAGCGCCAGCGCGGCGCCTATCGCCTGGTCTATCTGCACCGGTTTTCCAACGCCTCGTGCTATCTCGCCCTGGTCCGCAAGTTTCAGCCGCGCGCCCGGGTCATTTACAGCCTCGCCGATCTGCACGGGTTGCGGCTGGCGCGGGAAGCCGCGGCGGAACAGCGCGACGACCTCGCGCGGCACAGCGAATGGCTGCAGCAGCAGGAACTTTGGTTCGCCGCGCAGGCCGACGCCATCTTGACCCATTCTCCGGTCGAGCGGGAGATTTTGCAGCGGCGTCTGCCGCCCAGGAAAATCTTCGTCGCTCCGTGGCATGTCGCGCCCAATCCCGCCGGCGCCCGCTTTGCGCAACGCAATGGCGTGGGATTCCTGGCCCATTTCGCCCACCGGCCGAATCTCGACGCGGCGCAATCGCTCGTCAAATCGATCATGCCGGAGGTTTGGAGGAGAGACCCATCGATCCCCTGCTTTCTCGCCGGCAGCGAAATGCCGGAGAGTTTGCATCGGCTGGCGAGCGAGAGGGTCCGCATACTGGGCGCCGTCGCCGATCTCGGCGAGATTTTCAACAGCGTCCGCCTCACGGTCGCGCCATTGGCTTACGGCGCCGGACTGAAAGGCAAGGTGCTCGACAGCCTGGCGGCGGGCGCGCCCTGCGTCTATACGCCGGTCGCGGCCGAGGGATTCGCTTTCCCGAGAATTCTCGCCGATCAGATACGCGCGACGCCCGCCGAAATCGCGGAAGCCGTCGTCGCCTTGCACAATGACGAGGCGCTGAACGGACAAGTCCGCGAGGCGGGGATCGATTTCGTGCGGACGTCATTCAGCGAAAGCCAGGTCGACGCCGCGCTTGGCGAAGCGGCGGGTTTGCCCGGGAAAAGCCGCGAGGCCGCAAGGGCCGAGGCGCCGGACATGGCCCGCTCGGACACGAATGGCGCTTGA